The following coding sequences are from one Paraburkholderia caballeronis window:
- a CDS encoding selenium-binding family protein — translation MATWKPDPTFYPSARMAGDAPKETLAYVASFDPTRSVPDALDVVDLDPGSPDFGRIVNRVAMPNLGDELHHFGWNACSSCLCPNAPHPHSERRYLVVPGLRSSRIHIVDTKPDPRHPQIVRVHEPRDVAEQAGYTRPHTVHCGPEGIYVVSLANAEGDAPGGIFLMDHETFDIRGQWEIDRGPQQLAYDGWWHLGYDTVVTSEWGLPATFENGLVPEVLLGGQYGHQLHFWDLHTRRHKQTLDFGAENQLVFELRPAHNPTRPYGFVNSVISLKDLSSSIWQWYLDGDQWAARKIIEIPAEPADPDLLPPLLKGFSAVPPLVTDIALSLDDRFLYVSCWGTGDLRQYDVSDPEHPRLTGTVRIGGIVSRATHPKASGRPLNGGPQMVEVSRDGSRVYFTNSLYGVIDEQFYPDGVKGWMVKLDAAPGGGLALDGDFFVEWPDTHRPHQIRLEGGDCSSDSYCYP, via the coding sequence TGCCCGATGCGCTCGACGTCGTCGATCTCGATCCCGGCTCGCCGGACTTCGGCCGCATCGTGAACCGCGTCGCGATGCCGAACCTCGGCGACGAACTGCATCACTTCGGCTGGAACGCATGCAGTTCATGCCTGTGTCCGAACGCGCCGCATCCGCATTCCGAGCGGCGTTACCTCGTCGTGCCGGGACTGCGCTCGTCGCGCATCCACATCGTCGACACGAAGCCCGATCCGCGCCATCCGCAGATCGTGCGCGTGCACGAGCCGCGGGACGTCGCGGAACAGGCGGGTTACACGCGGCCGCATACCGTTCATTGCGGTCCCGAGGGCATCTACGTGGTGTCGCTCGCGAACGCCGAAGGCGACGCGCCCGGCGGCATCTTCCTGATGGACCACGAAACGTTCGACATTCGCGGGCAGTGGGAAATCGACCGCGGGCCGCAGCAACTCGCGTATGACGGCTGGTGGCATCTCGGCTATGACACGGTCGTCACGAGCGAATGGGGCCTGCCCGCGACGTTCGAGAACGGCCTCGTCCCTGAAGTGCTGCTCGGCGGCCAGTACGGACACCAGTTGCACTTCTGGGATCTGCACACGCGCAGGCACAAACAGACGCTCGACTTCGGCGCGGAGAACCAGCTCGTATTCGAACTGCGGCCCGCGCACAACCCGACACGCCCCTACGGTTTCGTGAATTCGGTGATCAGCCTGAAAGACCTGTCGTCGTCGATCTGGCAGTGGTACCTCGACGGCGACCAGTGGGCCGCGCGCAAGATCATCGAGATTCCGGCCGAACCCGCCGACCCCGACCTGCTGCCGCCGCTGCTGAAGGGCTTCAGCGCGGTGCCGCCGCTCGTCACCGACATCGCGCTGTCGCTCGACGACCGCTTCCTGTACGTGTCGTGCTGGGGCACCGGCGATCTACGCCAGTACGACGTGTCCGATCCCGAACATCCGCGCCTGACCGGCACCGTTCGGATCGGCGGGATCGTTTCGCGCGCAACGCATCCGAAGGCGAGTGGCAGACCGCTGAACGGCGGCCCGCAGATGGTCGAGGTAAGCCGCGACGGCAGCCGCGTGTACTTCACGAACTCGCTGTACGGCGTGATCGACGAACAGTTCTATCCGGACGGCGTGAAAGGCTGGATGGTGAAACTCGATGCCGCGCCCGGCGGCGGCCTTGCGCTCGACGGCGACTTCTTCGTCGAATGGCCGGACACGCATCGTCCGCATCAGATCCGGCTCGAAGGCGGCGACTGCTCGTCGGACTCGTACTGCTATCCGTAA